The stretch of DNA CATCACGGACAGTTActcctatcttctccctctccgccttgctgattttctgCCACTCTTCAGACCTACAGGGACGATCAGACGGTTAGAGGTCCCTGGATCGAGGACACTTGGCCGCGTCTGAGGGCAGGTCCGGCGGCAGACTTCCACCATGTTCTCCCCAAACGCCACCCTCCCCACGGACCCATTCCCACAGCCAATCGCTTGGCAGTGACATTCAGACCCAGGGCCACATTGGGTTGGGCAATCCAACATGGCTGTCATGTCGAGGCTATCCCATGATCCCCTGGGGTTTTGTTGCCCATCATCGCCCCTCAGGCCCTCTCTGACTCCACCTCAAACTTATCGGCTAAGCTACGACCTTTCAACTCTTTGGCCTTCTCAGGCACTTTCACCATGAATCCCAGTTAGCAAGACCCAGGCATCCTGTATCTACCCCGCCCGTCCTGGGATGGggaagacagtgtagagggagctttactctgtatctaaccccgtgctgtccctgtcctgggagtgtttgatgggggacagtgtagagggagctttactctgtatctaaccccgtgctgtccctgtcctggaatgggtgacagtgtagagggagctttactctgtatctaaccccatattGTCCCTTCCTtgaatgggggacagtgtagagggagctttactctatatctaaccccatattgtccctgtcctggaatgggggacagtgtagagagagctttactctgtatctaaccccacattgtccctgtcctggaatgggggacagtgtagagagagctttactctgtatctaaccccatattgtccctgtcctggaatgggggacagtgtagagggagctttactctgtatctaaccccgtgctgtccctgtcctgggactgtttgatgggggTTCAGAGTCCTGACCCTCACCGAACAACACCTCCCCCGCCAACCCAATGGAACGGTCTGTCCCTCCATCCGCACTGACCCGTCGCTCCATGGGCCGTTCCATTCGGTGCTGCCCCACGGGTTCCGCATCCGGATCATGTAGAGTTTCTCCTGCTTGAAGAAGGCCATGAGCCCTTGGCCAACACGGACCTTGCGGACATCTGTCACCCCGTAGGCGTGGCCCTTCACCAGGCCGCAGTCCATCTGGGCCTCCAGCTGCTCTCCGGACTCCGGCTGGACACGGTACAAGAGAAACCAAACATGGccgtggggtgggggtgaggggacgAGCCCAGGGGAGACGTCAATGGAGGCGTTTCACGTCAACCCCACCACCACattttcccttccctccctctgtctcctccaCCCCCCTCACCCTCGGGAATGTCCGTCGCGCACCGGCTCTCGTCGCCACCCAACAACAACCCGCGT from Chiloscyllium plagiosum isolate BGI_BamShark_2017 unplaced genomic scaffold, ASM401019v2 scaf_6062, whole genome shotgun sequence encodes:
- the LOC122546140 gene encoding calpain-5-like; this encodes MDCGLVKGHAYGVTDVRKVRVGQGLMAFFKQEKLYMIRMRNPWGSTEWNGPWSDGSEEWQKISKAEREKIGVTVRDDGEFW